The Flavobacterium sp. HJ-32-4 genome contains a region encoding:
- a CDS encoding NRDE family protein, with amino-acid sequence MCTVTFVLRHGTAVITSNRDEQPRRRAFAIRTEERNGKTIRFPQDPQAGGTWFAVDDEGNAAVLLNGAAEKHRHAPPYRRSRGLILLDFFATENALASWDGIDLTDVESFTVVLYLSSLLYQLRWDGNGKETLGLSVTDDHIWSSSTLYPLEVRRQREKWFREFLQDQPTPTPHDLFEFHRHSHEDDRHDGLVIERGSHLQTVSITQTVLEGRAVQLTHHDLATEPVIQPVPAAK; translated from the coding sequence ATGTGCACCGTAACTTTCGTATTGCGCCACGGCACCGCCGTCATCACCTCTAACCGCGACGAGCAACCGCGCCGGCGGGCGTTTGCCATCCGGACGGAGGAGCGGAACGGGAAAACCATTCGGTTCCCGCAAGACCCACAGGCCGGAGGTACGTGGTTTGCAGTGGATGACGAAGGAAATGCAGCGGTATTGCTCAACGGGGCAGCCGAAAAACACCGACATGCCCCACCCTACCGCAGAAGTCGCGGTTTGATACTACTTGATTTTTTTGCCACTGAGAATGCCCTGGCGTCGTGGGACGGAATTGACCTGACGGATGTCGAGTCCTTTACCGTGGTACTCTATCTGTCCTCGTTACTGTATCAACTTCGCTGGGATGGAAACGGCAAGGAGACCCTCGGTTTATCGGTTACGGATGATCATATCTGGTCATCTTCTACCCTGTATCCGCTGGAGGTACGTCGGCAGCGCGAAAAGTGGTTCCGTGAGTTTTTGCAGGACCAACCTACACCTACACCCCATGATTTATTCGAATTCCATCGGCATTCGCATGAAGACGACCGGCACGACGGCTTGGTGATCGAACGCGGCAGCCATTTACAAACCGTCAGTATCACGCAAACCGTACTGGAAGGTCGTGCGGTGCAGTTGACGCATCACGACCTGGCAACGGAACCCGTCATACAACCCGTACCGGCTGCAAAATGA
- a CDS encoding T9SS type B sorting domain-containing protein, with the protein MKFRLFLSLLLVFVALPAVAQLSNFTLTLIPKDETCTGNGGVTITTSNTTPGATMSFQIQSMPGQIPIENFTSTVYSGLSAGSYRIVATQTQGSDSGSQTADFNVQDEIIPLIWSFSEPPAGNCANSGNILFNVSSGTPPFTFEILSGPEIRPLQTSGLFSNLPPGQYLFRISDACKGEPFTFTLIPQVNTLALSTSGDVLAPNCLSIDVNNTVTPSGVIVYPLNVTYEVHYPGGTNQTLQQVYGNGNPDSLQLSLTLPLFGAQTYTYDLTVVDGCGNSFTGNFTVDPNPQVGLSGTPNNCGHEYLSLIVNNFVGQYTVNFTNAPAGFNPAALNGLYPGPTDQTVLQFGDEDHPVPEGMYEVLVTDNCGRTGTAQWEVVLDDLDPNVRAGTPNCLTNLANIRFQVAADRDIVSIIVVAAPPEYTPALPNDISPATPQSSVTVSGFPPNPTVPYVFNIIDECGITYSNVDVIVNPFVPDPNLQTDVRPSCAETFGSMRIGSPNGNLTSLTITAAPPNYPNPIPFDATSLIVSGDVFLEQLPPGPYSFSGMDSCNVALTATNVAVIGYDSGTNNVLVQRNCGSFNFTITDNGNIPGVSYWFQRQDPVSGTWGHPFNGTPYTEGTTPDSTNSVLMANLGTLNNLTITGTFRIVKVYQTYSASSTDCLDIWDTFSFTNGLDILGIYNMDCNGGAAGSIYVEAVGVPPYTFSITGPVNIMNGSNNIFTGLLPGTYTLTVVDACQATIPARTVNLSTLESLVVANEPSPRELLLCAPPGTTSNIFDITELESSILGTQDPADYEVTYHHSLQDAQSGDNKIDTPQAYVNTQVIETIYVRVVHKRIDVCYATTSFRLIIGEAPDFTLSQTQYFVCEGSSVRLEAGMGYDAYLWSDGSNAPYLDVTEPGTYSVSVANIYGSSRCSSDPQSITVEGSSIATITSVDVVDWRDDNNSITVNVTGSGDYLYALEDGPYQSSNFFGNLLPGLYTVSVMDQKNNCGTITMEVPVLGYPKFFTPNGDGQNEFWQIKLAYTQPGMIVYIFDRYAKLLTSFGANSSGWDGNYNGRPMPSDDYWFLVELPNGKIHRGHFALKR; encoded by the coding sequence ATGAAATTCCGGCTGTTCCTATCCCTGCTACTCGTTTTTGTGGCCCTTCCGGCAGTGGCGCAGCTATCGAATTTTACCTTGACACTTATCCCGAAAGACGAAACTTGCACCGGTAACGGAGGTGTGACGATCACCACATCTAATACCACCCCTGGCGCTACGATGTCGTTTCAGATACAATCGATGCCCGGGCAGATTCCCATTGAGAATTTTACCTCAACTGTTTATTCCGGTTTGAGTGCTGGTAGCTATCGCATCGTGGCAACGCAAACCCAGGGTAGCGATAGTGGTTCCCAAACCGCCGATTTTAACGTACAGGATGAGATCATTCCCCTCATATGGTCGTTTTCAGAACCGCCCGCGGGCAATTGCGCGAACTCGGGCAACATCCTATTTAATGTCAGTTCCGGCACTCCGCCTTTTACGTTTGAGATACTGTCGGGTCCGGAGATTCGTCCGTTGCAAACCAGCGGTCTGTTTTCCAACCTTCCGCCCGGACAATATCTGTTCCGGATATCCGATGCCTGTAAAGGCGAGCCGTTTACCTTTACACTCATCCCCCAGGTAAATACGCTGGCATTGAGTACGTCCGGAGATGTGCTCGCGCCTAACTGTCTTTCTATCGACGTCAACAACACGGTTACCCCATCAGGTGTCATCGTTTATCCGCTCAATGTCACATACGAAGTGCATTATCCTGGCGGTACCAACCAGACACTGCAACAGGTCTACGGAAATGGAAATCCCGATTCGCTGCAACTGTCGCTTACGCTGCCGCTTTTTGGAGCCCAGACATATACCTATGACCTGACAGTTGTGGATGGCTGTGGCAATTCCTTTACAGGGAATTTTACCGTCGATCCAAATCCACAGGTTGGGCTCTCGGGCACGCCGAATAATTGCGGACACGAATACCTGAGCCTGATTGTCAATAATTTTGTAGGCCAGTATACGGTCAATTTTACCAATGCACCGGCGGGTTTCAACCCAGCAGCATTGAACGGATTGTATCCGGGCCCGACCGACCAAACGGTGTTACAGTTCGGGGATGAAGATCATCCAGTTCCGGAAGGGATGTATGAGGTGCTCGTTACCGATAATTGCGGACGTACCGGAACCGCCCAGTGGGAAGTCGTATTGGATGATTTGGATCCAAACGTTCGCGCGGGCACTCCGAATTGCCTCACCAACCTCGCCAATATCCGGTTCCAGGTAGCAGCCGATCGGGATATCGTCTCCATTATCGTAGTGGCGGCTCCGCCTGAGTATACACCAGCGCTTCCCAATGACATTAGCCCGGCCACCCCTCAATCCAGCGTTACCGTGTCCGGTTTCCCTCCGAATCCGACAGTGCCATATGTATTCAATATTATAGATGAATGTGGCATCACGTATTCGAACGTGGACGTAATCGTAAATCCTTTCGTTCCCGATCCGAATTTGCAGACCGACGTACGACCTAGTTGTGCCGAAACGTTTGGCTCTATGAGAATCGGTTCTCCTAACGGCAACCTGACGTCCCTGACCATAACCGCTGCGCCGCCAAACTATCCCAACCCCATTCCGTTCGATGCGACATCGCTCATTGTTTCAGGCGATGTGTTTCTGGAGCAACTTCCTCCAGGCCCCTACTCGTTCTCAGGGATGGATAGTTGTAATGTTGCCCTTACCGCCACCAATGTCGCCGTAATAGGATACGATTCTGGGACGAATAACGTGTTGGTCCAGCGGAACTGTGGATCGTTTAACTTCACGATCACTGATAATGGAAATATCCCCGGTGTCAGCTACTGGTTCCAACGACAAGATCCGGTTTCCGGAACGTGGGGACATCCTTTTAATGGCACCCCCTATACCGAAGGCACTACGCCCGACAGTACCAATTCTGTCTTGATGGCCAACTTGGGCACGTTGAACAACTTGACTATCACAGGTACCTTCCGGATTGTCAAGGTTTATCAAACCTACAGCGCTTCGTCGACTGACTGCCTGGATATTTGGGATACGTTCTCGTTTACGAATGGACTGGACATCCTGGGCATCTACAACATGGATTGCAACGGAGGTGCCGCTGGTTCCATCTATGTCGAAGCGGTGGGCGTACCACCTTATACCTTCAGCATTACCGGCCCTGTGAACATCATGAACGGCAGCAATAACATTTTTACAGGGCTGCTACCTGGCACTTACACACTTACCGTGGTGGATGCCTGCCAGGCTACGATTCCGGCGCGTACCGTCAACCTTAGTACTCTCGAATCATTGGTGGTGGCCAATGAACCTTCCCCGCGGGAGTTGCTGTTGTGTGCACCTCCGGGTACCACTTCCAACATTTTCGATATTACGGAATTGGAATCGTCCATTCTGGGCACGCAAGACCCTGCAGATTACGAGGTTACCTACCATCATTCCCTTCAGGATGCGCAGTCGGGGGATAATAAAATTGATACACCACAGGCCTACGTCAACACACAGGTGATTGAGACGATTTACGTTCGGGTCGTGCATAAACGGATTGATGTGTGTTATGCCACGACGTCTTTCCGCCTGATTATCGGCGAAGCACCCGACTTTACCCTGTCACAGACCCAATATTTCGTATGCGAGGGGAGTTCGGTTCGTTTGGAGGCAGGGATGGGCTATGATGCCTATCTGTGGTCAGACGGATCGAACGCGCCGTACCTCGACGTGACGGAACCCGGTACCTATTCTGTGTCGGTCGCTAACATATACGGCTCTTCCCGATGCAGCAGCGACCCCCAATCCATCACCGTCGAGGGATCGTCTATTGCTACCATAACGAGTGTCGATGTAGTCGATTGGCGGGATGACAACAACAGTATCACCGTAAATGTTACCGGATCCGGCGATTATCTGTATGCCCTTGAGGACGGCCCGTATCAGAGTTCAAACTTTTTCGGAAATCTACTACCGGGACTTTATACCGTTAGCGTGATGGATCAAAAGAATAATTGTGGTACCATCACGATGGAAGTGCCGGTTTTGGGCTATCCGAAGTTCTTCACCCCTAACGGCGATGGGCAAAACGAATTCTGGCAAATCAAACTGGCCTACACCCAACCGGGTATGATTGTTTATATCTTTGACAGGTACGCCAAACTACTCACTAGTTTTGGCGCAAATTCAAGCGGATGGGATGGCAATTACAATGGCCGCCCAATGCCATCCGACGACTATTGGTTCCTCGTAGAATTACCCAATGGAAAAATACACCGGGGGCATTTTGCCTTAAAGCGTTAG
- a CDS encoding YHS domain-containing (seleno)protein, translating into MKTRMLLGLAMSVLAVSLSMGQSVEKRKRDLNLENGLAIQGYDPVAYFSKKAVKGKKELAASYKGATYWFANAADRDAFLKDPERYEPQYGGWCAYAMGANGEKVEVDPETYKILDGKLYLFYNAYFNNTLKSWNKDEGNLKKKADSNWKKFLDK; encoded by the coding sequence ATGAAAACACGTATGTTATTGGGGTTGGCGATGTCGGTACTGGCCGTCAGCCTTTCGATGGGACAATCTGTCGAAAAACGGAAAAGGGATTTGAATCTCGAAAACGGACTCGCGATACAGGGGTATGATCCTGTGGCGTATTTTTCCAAGAAAGCAGTGAAAGGAAAAAAAGAACTGGCCGCTTCCTACAAGGGTGCTACCTATTGGTTTGCCAACGCAGCCGACCGCGATGCGTTCCTGAAAGATCCGGAGCGTTATGAACCGCAATATGGCGGATGGTGTGCGTATGCTATGGGCGCAAACGGTGAGAAAGTAGAAGTCGATCCGGAGACGTATAAAATCCTTGACGGAAAACTGTACCTGTTCTACAACGCTTATTTCAACAATACGCTGAAGAGCTGGAACAAAGACGAGGGCAACCTGAAGAAAAAGGCAGATAGTAACTGGAAAAAATTCCTCGACAAATGA
- a CDS encoding DoxX family protein, protein MKNAYIWILRLIAAGILLQTLFFKFTGAPESVYIFSTLGVEPFGRIGSGIAELIAAILILYPRTTAWGALLAVGVMAGAILSHLTVLGLEVMNDGGELFILAVVTFVCAILLIFEGRAQLPFFRKS, encoded by the coding sequence ATGAAAAACGCCTATATCTGGATACTTCGGCTGATAGCAGCCGGGATCCTCCTGCAGACCCTTTTCTTCAAATTCACCGGCGCTCCCGAAAGCGTGTATATTTTCTCAACATTGGGAGTAGAGCCTTTTGGACGGATCGGATCGGGCATTGCCGAACTGATCGCCGCGATCTTAATCCTGTATCCGCGGACCACCGCCTGGGGTGCCCTTTTGGCGGTCGGCGTTATGGCGGGAGCCATCCTGTCGCACCTAACGGTACTGGGACTTGAGGTTATGAATGACGGCGGTGAACTATTTATCCTGGCAGTTGTAACGTTTGTGTGCGCAATTTTACTGATATTTGAAGGTAGGGCCCAACTGCCGTTTTTTAGAAAGTCCTGA
- a CDS encoding DinB family protein: protein MLIAAIQHRFAEMASLLQQLTPERYIQPCDALSGASIGEHTRHIIELFDCLDSQYPSGIVNYDARERDRRLQTDPQAALERLDRLEQRLDRADKPLFLQVATDGDIQHIATNYYRELLFNLDHCVHHQALIRVALPGEEGVTLTPSFGVARATLEYRKQCAP, encoded by the coding sequence ATGCTGATAGCCGCTATCCAACACCGCTTTGCCGAAATGGCGTCGTTACTGCAACAACTGACGCCGGAGCGGTATATCCAGCCCTGCGATGCCTTGTCGGGCGCGAGTATCGGTGAGCACACCCGTCATATCATAGAATTGTTCGATTGCCTGGATTCACAATACCCAAGCGGCATCGTCAACTACGATGCACGGGAACGGGACCGTAGGTTACAGACCGACCCCCAGGCGGCCCTTGAACGACTTGACAGGCTGGAACAGCGACTTGACCGCGCAGATAAGCCCTTGTTTTTGCAGGTAGCCACGGATGGTGACATCCAGCATATCGCAACGAACTACTACCGCGAATTATTATTTAACCTTGACCACTGCGTACACCACCAGGCGCTGATTCGGGTAGCATTGCCCGGAGAGGAAGGCGTGACCCTGACCCCGTCGTTTGGCGTGGCCCGCGCAACCCTTGAATACCGAAAACAATGTGCACCGTAA
- a CDS encoding anhydro-N-acetylmuramic acid kinase, which produces MQRVFYNVIGVMSGTSLDGVDLAHIRFEWHDGNWQFEIGACETVPYTSDWVIRLKEAVSWSRPQLHQLNIDYTDLLGSLIRDFIERNEVSKLDAVCSHGHTILHNPAEGYTLQIGNRPEIAARTGQTVVCDFRVQDVALGGQGAPLVPIGDRLLFADYTYCLNLGGFSNVSFEEEGRRIAFDISPVNTVLNHYARMMGWDYDDRGRFAATGQVMPALLAALDALDFYTKPYPKSLGFEFVKDTILPLLDQFPVDTNDLMATFIEHIARQVALALPVKEGRMLVTGGGAYNDFLIGRMQAHLPQLEIIIPDRKTLEFKEALIFALLGVLKLRGETNVLASVTGASHDHCSGVVYKV; this is translated from the coding sequence ATGCAAAGGGTTTTCTACAACGTTATCGGAGTCATGTCGGGTACCTCGCTCGACGGCGTCGATCTGGCCCATATCCGCTTCGAATGGCACGACGGCAACTGGCAGTTTGAAATCGGTGCCTGTGAGACGGTTCCGTACACGTCCGACTGGGTCATCCGCTTGAAAGAAGCCGTATCGTGGAGCCGCCCGCAACTCCACCAACTCAATATCGACTACACCGATTTACTGGGTTCCCTCATCCGCGACTTCATCGAACGCAACGAAGTGTCGAAGCTTGATGCGGTTTGTTCACACGGGCACACCATCCTTCACAATCCAGCGGAGGGGTATACGCTGCAAATCGGCAACCGGCCCGAAATTGCCGCACGCACAGGCCAAACGGTAGTGTGCGACTTCCGCGTGCAGGATGTGGCACTGGGCGGACAAGGTGCACCACTCGTTCCCATAGGCGACCGCTTACTGTTTGCCGATTACACCTATTGCCTCAACCTCGGCGGTTTCTCCAACGTTTCATTTGAAGAGGAGGGAAGACGCATCGCCTTTGACATCTCCCCCGTCAATACCGTCCTGAACCACTATGCCCGTATGATGGGTTGGGATTATGACGACCGCGGCCGATTCGCCGCCACCGGTCAGGTGATGCCAGCACTTTTGGCCGCCCTCGATGCCCTCGATTTTTACACAAAACCATATCCCAAATCGCTCGGCTTCGAATTCGTCAAAGACACCATACTGCCGCTTCTCGACCAGTTTCCTGTCGACACCAACGACCTCATGGCGACCTTCATTGAGCACATCGCACGGCAGGTGGCGTTGGCGTTGCCCGTAAAAGAAGGGCGTATGCTGGTCACGGGCGGCGGCGCGTACAACGACTTCCTTATCGGCCGGATGCAGGCACATCTTCCGCAACTCGAAATCATCATCCCCGACCGCAAAACGCTCGAATTTAAAGAGGCGCTCATATTCGCACTGCTCGGCGTACTCAAACTTCGCGGCGAAACCAACGTACTGGCAAGTGTAACCGGCGCTTCGCACGACCATTGTTCAGGAGTTGTTTACAAGGTTTGA
- a CDS encoding glycosyltransferase, with protein sequence MIQKVLVIGLVWPEPSSSAAGTRMLQLLQFFLNQGASVRFASAAQQTEFTFPLESIGVETHEIKLNDSGFDDFLRKQNPDLVLFDRYITEEQFGWRVAEAVPNALRILDTEDLHCLRAAREAAVKNEIDFEPGHLLLSPIALREIAAIYRSDLSIMISQAEIRFLVDVFGVPHDLLWYLPFLYEPLSDASIAEWPSFQTRKNYFFIGNFRHYPNHDALRYLKTVIWPRIRALDTEAILYVYGAYVSPAVQQLHHPGSGFYIMGRAESVNTVMREARVLLAPLRIGAGHKGKLAEAMQFGLPSVTTSIGAEGMTADGRWGGYITDEPDLFAKYAVDLYHNQELWQQKQQEGTDVFRSLDPDAAKEAFWKRLADLRIHLPTLRIRNFIGRMLTHHTMSSYKYLSRWIEEKEKRNP encoded by the coding sequence ATGATTCAAAAAGTGCTCGTAATCGGACTCGTGTGGCCAGAACCATCATCGTCGGCAGCGGGAACCCGTATGTTGCAGTTACTACAGTTTTTCCTCAACCAAGGTGCGTCCGTGCGATTTGCCAGTGCCGCGCAGCAGACGGAATTCACTTTCCCACTCGAGTCGATTGGAGTAGAAACACACGAAATCAAGTTAAACGATTCAGGTTTTGATGACTTCCTACGTAAGCAAAACCCCGATTTAGTGCTGTTCGATCGCTATATAACCGAAGAACAATTCGGATGGCGCGTCGCGGAAGCGGTTCCGAACGCACTTCGTATTCTCGATACAGAAGACCTACATTGCCTTCGGGCGGCGAGGGAAGCAGCCGTCAAAAACGAGATTGATTTTGAACCCGGGCATTTGCTGCTTTCACCCATAGCCCTTCGGGAAATAGCCGCCATTTACCGCAGTGATCTCTCCATTATGATTTCACAAGCTGAGATCCGCTTTCTGGTCGATGTATTCGGGGTACCTCATGATCTGCTTTGGTATTTACCGTTCCTGTATGAGCCTTTAAGTGACGCATCGATAGCAGAATGGCCATCGTTCCAAACACGGAAAAACTACTTTTTTATCGGCAACTTCCGCCATTATCCGAATCATGATGCCCTACGTTATCTAAAGACGGTCATCTGGCCCCGCATTCGCGCCCTTGATACGGAAGCCATCCTATATGTATATGGCGCCTACGTATCTCCGGCCGTTCAGCAACTACACCATCCGGGTTCGGGCTTCTATATCATGGGCCGGGCAGAGAGTGTCAATACGGTTATGCGGGAGGCACGCGTTTTGCTCGCGCCACTTCGTATCGGCGCCGGGCATAAAGGCAAATTGGCGGAAGCCATGCAGTTCGGCCTGCCTAGTGTCACGACATCAATCGGAGCAGAAGGAATGACAGCTGATGGGCGTTGGGGTGGTTATATAACCGATGAACCTGATCTATTCGCGAAATACGCGGTTGATCTTTACCATAACCAGGAATTATGGCAACAAAAACAGCAGGAAGGCACCGACGTTTTTCGTTCGCTGGATCCAGATGCGGCGAAGGAGGCATTTTGGAAACGACTCGCGGATCTTCGGATTCACCTTCCCACCTTACGCATACGAAATTTCATCGGCAGAATGCTTACACATCATACGATGTCGTCTTACAAATACCTTTCCCGCTGGATTGAGGAAAAGGAGAAACGGAATCCGTAG
- a CDS encoding Crp/Fnr family transcriptional regulator, protein MSEELKYWYLRDHKLFRVLSFGQIRELCIITGFRKAKRGDTIELSDVEAPRIFLLKKGAIKIVSLDEDGTETVKDIIRKGDLFGELTLEGTGDGHEYAKVLSEDVIICSFLQADFENLMRRHPDLAVSYTKFVGLKMKRIRNNYTNLISKDARSRLLHFLDDWAERDGEIREDGIRIPNYLTQNDIAQLICTSRQTAVQLLHDLENEGILRYSRSEIRLSRKSLP, encoded by the coding sequence ATGTCTGAGGAATTGAAATACTGGTACCTCCGCGATCATAAGTTGTTTCGCGTACTGAGTTTTGGGCAGATACGGGAATTGTGTATCATCACGGGTTTCCGGAAGGCGAAACGCGGGGATACCATCGAGCTGTCGGATGTGGAAGCGCCGCGTATCTTCCTGTTGAAGAAAGGGGCGATCAAAATCGTATCACTGGATGAAGATGGCACGGAAACGGTAAAGGATATCATTCGCAAAGGCGACCTCTTCGGCGAATTGACGCTGGAAGGCACCGGCGACGGACATGAATACGCGAAAGTGTTGTCGGAGGATGTCATCATCTGCAGTTTCCTCCAAGCCGATTTTGAGAACCTGATGCGACGCCACCCCGACCTGGCGGTTTCGTATACTAAATTCGTGGGGTTGAAGATGAAGCGCATCCGGAACAACTACACCAACCTGATTTCGAAGGATGCCCGCAGCCGTCTGTTGCATTTCCTGGACGATTGGGCCGAACGCGACGGCGAAATCCGGGAAGACGGTATCCGGATTCCGAACTACCTCACCCAAAACGATATTGCGCAATTGATCTGCACGTCGCGGCAGACAGCGGTGCAGTTGCTGCACGACCTCGAAAACGAAGGTATTTTGCGTTACAGTCGCAGTGAAATCAGGCTCTCCCGTAAAAGTTTGCCGTAA
- a CDS encoding D-alanine--D-alanine ligase has translation MRLFLHKVLHWEYWPFQIVYIPIYFQWAWYALRCRTIFFFNAANPGFRNGGFINESKKDIYDLLPEGSYPKTLWFPERTAVDFIQESLFENGLHFPLIAKPDMGLRGSAVRKIEDEAALAAYAETACFDYLLQELIPYENEVGIFYIRYPHETKGRITGIVAKEFLSVTGDGVATLRTLLARDPRHEMQLPVLEKEYGVALDEVLPAGEKKVVVPYGNHCRGAKFTDVSHWKTPELEAAIDAVCSKVDGFYFGRMDLMYHSLEALQKGRQFQLVELNGAGSEPTHIYDPRHSLFFAWKELSRHIHHMYRISVENHRKGVPYLTHREGMVEYREHNHRNRLLGEFTV, from the coding sequence ATGAGGCTCTTTTTACATAAAGTGCTGCATTGGGAATACTGGCCTTTCCAGATCGTATATATTCCGATTTACTTCCAGTGGGCGTGGTATGCGCTGCGCTGCCGCACGATTTTCTTCTTTAATGCGGCCAATCCGGGATTTCGGAATGGAGGTTTTATCAACGAATCGAAAAAAGATATTTACGACTTACTGCCGGAGGGATCCTATCCAAAGACGCTTTGGTTTCCGGAACGAACGGCGGTGGACTTCATACAGGAATCGCTTTTCGAAAATGGCCTGCATTTCCCGCTGATTGCCAAACCCGATATGGGATTGCGCGGGTCGGCGGTTCGGAAAATCGAGGATGAGGCAGCGCTGGCGGCGTATGCCGAAACGGCCTGTTTTGATTACCTGTTGCAGGAATTGATTCCGTATGAAAACGAAGTGGGCATCTTCTATATCCGCTATCCCCATGAAACCAAGGGGCGCATTACGGGTATTGTAGCCAAGGAATTCCTGTCGGTGACGGGTGACGGCGTGGCTACTCTGCGAACGCTTCTTGCACGGGACCCGCGTCATGAAATGCAACTACCGGTATTGGAAAAGGAATATGGAGTTGCACTCGACGAAGTACTACCCGCTGGAGAGAAGAAAGTAGTCGTGCCCTATGGCAACCACTGCCGGGGTGCGAAGTTTACGGACGTATCGCATTGGAAAACGCCGGAACTGGAGGCAGCCATTGATGCGGTTTGTTCGAAAGTCGACGGTTTTTATTTTGGGCGGATGGATCTCATGTACCATTCGCTTGAAGCGCTTCAAAAAGGCCGGCAATTCCAACTGGTAGAACTCAATGGTGCCGGAAGTGAGCCTACACACATCTATGATCCTCGCCATTCCCTTTTCTTTGCGTGGAAGGAATTGTCACGACACATTCATCACATGTATCGCATCAGTGTGGAAAATCACCGAAAAGGCGTACCTTACCTCACGCATCGCGAGGGCATGGTCGAATACCGGGAGCACAACCACCGGAACCGGCTGCTCGGGGAATTCACTGTATGA
- a CDS encoding acyl-CoA dehydrogenase, translating to MDFKLTEEHLMIQQAARDFAQNELLPGVIERDEKQEFPREQIKKMGELGFMGMMVDPKYGGSGLDTVSYVLAMEEISKIDASASVVMSVNNSLVCWGLEQFGTEEQKQKYLTRLASGEIIGAFCLSEPEAGSDATSQKTTAIDKGDHYLLNGTKNWITNGSTADVYLVIAQTDVEKRHRGINALIVEKGMPGFEIGPKESKLGIRGSDTHSLMFSDVKVPKENRIGEDGFGFKFAMKTLAGGRIGIAAQALGIAAGAYEMALKYSKERKAFGTEICNHQAIAFKLADMAVSIEAARMLCLKAARDKDNHENYDLSGAMAKLFASQTAMDVTVEAVQVHGGNGYVKEYHVERLMRDAKITQIYEGTSEIQKIVISRAILTQ from the coding sequence ATGGATTTCAAACTTACCGAAGAACATTTGATGATCCAGCAAGCGGCGCGTGACTTTGCGCAGAACGAATTGCTGCCAGGCGTAATTGAGCGTGATGAAAAGCAGGAGTTTCCGCGCGAGCAGATCAAAAAGATGGGCGAACTGGGCTTCATGGGCATGATGGTCGACCCGAAATACGGCGGCAGCGGACTTGATACCGTGTCGTATGTTTTGGCGATGGAGGAAATCTCCAAAATCGACGCGTCGGCCTCTGTAGTGATGTCGGTAAACAACTCGTTGGTTTGCTGGGGACTGGAACAGTTTGGTACGGAAGAGCAAAAACAAAAATACCTCACGCGTCTTGCGAGCGGAGAGATCATCGGCGCCTTCTGTCTGTCAGAACCGGAAGCCGGAAGTGACGCAACGTCTCAAAAAACTACCGCCATTGACAAAGGTGACCACTACCTGTTGAACGGCACGAAAAACTGGATTACGAACGGCAGCACGGCGGATGTGTATCTGGTGATTGCCCAAACGGATGTGGAAAAACGCCACCGCGGCATCAATGCCCTGATTGTCGAGAAAGGCATGCCGGGCTTTGAGATCGGACCGAAAGAATCGAAACTCGGCATCCGCGGATCCGACACGCACTCGCTGATGTTCAGCGATGTGAAAGTGCCGAAGGAAAACCGCATCGGCGAAGACGGCTTCGGCTTCAAATTCGCGATGAAAACACTGGCGGGTGGTCGTATCGGTATCGCGGCCCAGGCATTGGGTATCGCGGCCGGCGCCTATGAAATGGCCCTGAAATATTCGAAAGAACGCAAAGCCTTCGGAACAGAGATCTGCAACCACCAGGCCATCGCCTTCAAACTGGCCGATATGGCGGTCAGTATCGAAGCGGCCCGCATGCTCTGCCTGAAAGCGGCCCGCGACAAAGACAACCACGAAAATTATGACCTAAGCGGGGCCATGGCCAAACTTTTCGCCTCACAAACCGCTATGGACGTGACCGTTGAAGCGGTGCAGGTGCACGGTGGCAATGGCTACGTAAAAGAGTACCACGTAGAGCGACTGATGCGCGATGCGAAGATCACGCAGATCTACGAAGGCACGTCGGAAATACAGAAGATCGTGATTTCGAGAGCGATTCTTACTCAATAA